One Psychrobacillus glaciei genomic region harbors:
- a CDS encoding glycosyltransferase, whose product MKNIIIYYPFTIASNPKSGSAIRPVEMLKAFEVYADKHELEIIVISGTTKERRLLWNKVVAEKKYEHTLFCYSENQTIPLWLTDPGHIPKDWKIDKDVFKTLKKHHVPIGIFYRDVYWKFDELYSLRGLKKFVMQTIYKMEENLYGKYMHTIFLPSDAMGKYVNINTAKMALPPGGRFTEIHTDSKVIQQPFKGIYVGGINNDDYGLPTLVESYDLLNKDNVLGELIIVCREEEFTQLSSSEKEKLSKSYITLKHVSGAELQQVYEEVDFAFIPRKRSIYNDFAVPIKLVEYLTAGLPIIATDCSAQEDFIQSGPYGIITGDDAASLVQGMHSIEPHFTEFKRNIQQSFLQKHAWNERAEQAAHALLGGKQ is encoded by the coding sequence ATGAAGAATATAATTATTTATTATCCTTTTACAATAGCTTCCAATCCTAAAAGTGGCTCTGCCATACGTCCAGTCGAAATGTTAAAGGCATTTGAAGTGTATGCGGACAAACATGAACTAGAGATTATCGTCATTTCTGGTACTACTAAGGAGAGACGACTGCTATGGAATAAGGTTGTAGCAGAGAAAAAATACGAGCATACGTTGTTTTGTTATTCCGAAAATCAGACAATTCCCTTATGGTTAACAGATCCAGGACATATACCAAAAGACTGGAAAATAGATAAGGATGTTTTTAAAACTCTAAAGAAGCATCATGTGCCAATAGGTATTTTTTACCGAGATGTATATTGGAAGTTTGATGAATTGTATTCGTTAAGAGGACTAAAAAAGTTCGTTATGCAAACTATTTATAAAATGGAAGAAAATTTATATGGAAAATATATGCATACTATATTTTTACCAAGTGATGCGATGGGGAAATATGTAAATATAAACACTGCTAAAATGGCACTTCCTCCTGGCGGTCGATTTACGGAAATCCATACGGATAGTAAAGTTATTCAGCAACCTTTCAAAGGAATTTATGTTGGTGGCATTAATAATGATGATTACGGACTTCCTACATTAGTAGAATCATATGACTTGTTAAATAAAGACAATGTTTTAGGCGAATTAATCATCGTTTGTCGTGAAGAAGAGTTTACTCAGTTAAGCAGTTCGGAAAAGGAAAAACTAAGTAAATCGTATATTACATTAAAGCATGTGAGTGGTGCAGAACTGCAACAAGTGTATGAGGAAGTAGATTTTGCTTTTATTCCAAGAAAAAGATCGATATATAATGATTTTGCTGTGCCGATTAAGTTAGTGGAATACTTAACAGCTGGACTTCCGATTATCGCAACAGACTGTTCTGCACAAGAAGATTTCATCCAGTCAGGTCCATATGGGATTATAACTGGTGATGATGCAGCAAGTCTTGTCCAAGGAATGCACTCGATTGAGCCACATTTTACAGAATTTAAGCGTAATATTCAACAATCATTCTTACAAAAGCATGCATGGAATGAACGTGCCGAACAAGCGGCGCATGCGCTATTAGGAGGCAAACAATGA
- a CDS encoding O-antigen polymerase — MISIIYYYSFLISSYIGGLLIALGIDDYYMIKRMDHEEYRIIGFILLTILMILFPLTQLVVGRLFGFNAQLEYDRYLHEPVRTSVDKNKTVFRLAFLALSGISVLAIAYTFLKTSNLPILELLKGNTSELAKMRIDASRGISGIAVYIRNIFGIALTPILSIIAYVYAAKTKELFWKALFFVLFISSVLISTYDLAKSPIFFYLIMLILAMVYSNNLTLNWKKISGYLIAGIVLLVIMYIAIQGVTQVESFLAYNTGPIGRIILAQIAPFFLHLDTFSHSLPLLEARGLPSFIIGFFDLEQVRSARMVMENVFPENVDKGTGGVLNTIFLGEAFASFGYMGVMAAIVYIATIIQLLYIVLIRLRKTPVVIALFVYFTINIPRTLVGGVSDFYFNPIWVIMTVVLAGLFILEQYFMVIWNFLISKVKKKRVKV, encoded by the coding sequence ATGATTTCTATAATATATTATTATTCTTTCCTTATCTCCAGTTATATTGGCGGATTATTAATTGCCTTAGGAATAGATGATTATTATATGATCAAAAGAATGGATCATGAAGAATATCGGATTATTGGATTTATTTTATTGACAATATTAATGATTTTGTTTCCACTTACGCAATTAGTTGTAGGAAGACTTTTTGGTTTTAATGCACAATTAGAATATGATCGATACCTACATGAACCTGTTCGTACAAGTGTAGATAAGAATAAAACCGTTTTTCGGCTAGCATTTCTTGCTCTTTCAGGCATTTCAGTTTTGGCTATTGCCTACACTTTTCTGAAGACCTCCAACCTTCCAATTTTAGAACTGTTAAAAGGGAATACATCAGAACTAGCGAAAATGCGGATAGATGCATCGAGAGGAATTAGCGGAATTGCTGTATATATACGGAATATATTTGGAATTGCTTTAACACCAATATTATCGATTATTGCGTATGTTTATGCTGCCAAAACGAAAGAGTTGTTTTGGAAGGCTCTTTTCTTTGTATTATTTATATCATCTGTTTTAATTTCTACATATGATTTAGCTAAATCTCCAATCTTCTTTTATCTCATCATGTTAATACTAGCGATGGTCTATTCTAATAACTTAACGCTTAATTGGAAGAAAATAAGTGGCTATTTGATAGCTGGGATTGTCCTTTTAGTCATCATGTATATTGCTATTCAAGGTGTTACTCAAGTGGAAAGCTTTTTAGCTTATAATACAGGTCCAATAGGAAGAATAATATTAGCGCAAATTGCACCTTTTTTCTTGCATTTGGATACTTTTTCTCACTCCCTTCCTTTACTAGAGGCAAGAGGTTTACCTTCCTTTATCATTGGCTTTTTTGACTTGGAACAAGTTCGTTCTGCTCGAATGGTAATGGAAAATGTTTTCCCAGAGAATGTGGATAAAGGTACTGGTGGTGTATTAAATACAATTTTCTTAGGTGAAGCTTTTGCTTCCTTTGGATATATGGGTGTAATGGCGGCAATTGTTTACATTGCCACTATCATTCAGCTCCTTTATATAGTTTTGATCCGTTTACGAAAAACACCAGTTGTTATTGCACTATTTGTGTATTTCACGATTAATATTCCAAGGACGCTTGTCGGGGGAGTTTCAGATTTCTACTTTAACCCAATTTGGGTGATAATGACCGTTGTTTTAGCAGGATTATTTATTCTAGAACAATACTTTATGGTAATTTGGAATTTTCTTATAAGCAAAGTGAAGAAGAAAAGAGTGAAAGTATGA